The Oryzias latipes chromosome 8, ASM223467v1 genomic interval GGAACCATCTGCACATTCAAGACTTGCTTCCTGCTGGACTGGTTTTAGGAGCAGgaagtaaaaatgtgaaaagcacCAAGTTGCAGGATAAGTGAGTTGAGCGGGTCTTACCCTGATGTTGTCGAAAGATGGCTTGTTGGTGATATCATAAATAAGTAGCAACGCTATGGGAGCAAACAGAATAAAAGCGACAGCTTATTTACTTATTCTTGGAAGATAAAGAAAAGCTCCCATgtatacatggaaaaaaaagcgCATACGAGGAGCAGAAATGCGCAAAGTCACCTTGGGCATCTCTGTAGTAGGCGTGCGTCACACTGCGGAATCGCTCTTGACCGGCAGTATCCCAGATCTGCAGAACAAACCAGGAAGGGTGAGAGTTTAGGCGTTTCTCAGCACTTTCTGATTAACCACAGCTAtgacaaaaattacagttgaaaaacatttttaaaaaccgtTTCCTGCCTGGTGGTGAATTCCAACTCACTTAAGTCTAATAATGATCAGAAAAGTGTAGAATGCCTGTTCTGCTCAATGGGAAAGTCTTTATTGGAATATTTTGTGCAGaatctgacctttttttttgtgatgacaACTTTCCGCAGCCGTCAAGATTGCACAAATGGGCCTCGCAAAAAGTCACTAATGTGGTAAATATTTGCTACATAAATTCATGAGTCACTTGCAATTTGGGAATTAGAGGAAACCTGTGGTCAAATAATCTAACAGATCCTGCAGATGAAACGTGATTCTGCCCCCAGCACAGGAATTAGAATCCTGTAAACCTGATGGATAAATGCCCCGCAGCCTCCACTGATATTTCGGATAAATTGAATGCACCATTTCCTGGTttcttctgggggggggggggggggggggggggtttacagacttatttttcaaatttcattGCAGGGTTTTTATCATGTGCACAGCTCATgcaagaaggggggggggctgaggaTTTACTCGAGCTCGCAGAGGAATCTAATTTTGTCACCTCCTACTCAGAGCTGAATGAACAGGTCACAATGAAAGACCAGTTTTTAGTTTGGATCAACAGCATATCACAAGCACCAGTGTAGGGGGAAAAAATCCTTACAAAAAGAACGTAACAAAGAAGTCCTTACTAATGAGTTCAGTAATGTGTGTTTCAGCTGACTCACTGACCCAAAGCTGCATAACCACAAGGCTTtatctaataaataaataaaaaaaagccacaatcaCTTTTTGCTGCTTGTGGTCAGTCACTTTAGGGTTTTAAAAATTTCCTGTACAGCTCCGTTCACATCTCGCCTTCTGAAATCAATGTGTGTTCAAGCAGGCACTTTCAGTGAAAAGTTTTAGTAAACGCTGTAGAACGGATGGCTTCCCTTTCAATTCACGTAAGtgtcaaccatttgaaaatcgatcatggaggagaatgtGACAattggctggaattatatgacactaagtctttcatacaccagaataaagctgtgaaaaaaaagccaagagcaagatttgcaacatttcacactaagcctcttccaacagtAGGTAAAAGACACGGACTAGTAACCAGTAGCAAAGGACAAGGAAGAAgctcctccctgcttgtccagtgtaacTAAATGGGCTAAATTCGCGTTCAAGGACCCACATTTAGCACCTTCTTGAACGTgcgtctcacacacacacacacacatctcagCGTGTACGTAGCTTGAAGGTTCATAAACCCAAACAGATATTGCATTGTTTTGtgtgtcttatttttttacagagccAATATCTGCCCGTCTTGTTATTGCAGACTAACAAGTGTAGtattcttaaagacccactccaatgaaaattgcgtttctggtgttttttactcacaatggaggacatttttacagaaaattaagattaaaatagcccttctgagtatttcttttcaaatcaggatgattcaggagcagatgaaaaacgcTGTTTGAAGAGGCTCTCTATTGTGATGCTGCCACTGAAATGGGCGAGCCAGAGtgtgaacaaagggatgatgggatatcagcggagGCTTTATTCCACGCCACCTGTCCCGCCACAACCCATTGggcgaatttctgataaactgctGCCACCCTGAACAAAGTTTGCTTTAgaaaattacatgttttttaatttgcctaaaaatggcataaccatatttaaaatacattacaGATCAAacgtgtgtccaaacttttagtCTGTACTGTACCTCTGGAAACGCTTTTAGAACAGctcaaaatattatatatttttttgtttttgtcagtctGAGGCCTATGTGCCTCAGATTCTCTATTTTAGTCTGacttttttgccattttcaaagcacaaaccctaatttttgatttttatggATAGAATCGACTAAATTATTCCTTCCAATTGTTATtcctgttcttttattttgccaactaagaaaaaaagtaattattatTAACATATATGACCTCTAGTAAATTTGTCACGTCATATAGAAAAGGAATCTGTTTGGAAGTAGCctgtaaaacactaaaaagcaaaaaaaaactaaacagaaattTAGACAGGTCACTGCATTATCAGCTTTGGATTTGGTTGGACTGATGATAAATAAGtctaaaaatcattttctgattAGCCACATCTACTaaattgtttttgatgtttgtcAGCATCAAGGTGCATCACACTCACCTGAAGCTTGACTTTGAGGTTGTCGACATCCACCACTTTATTCTGCAGAGACAGGGAGGACTGTGTGAGACACCTCAGCGTATGTTTTGGAGGCAGCATTGCTGGGAGAATGACACAAAGAAATGACAAACGGCTACACTAAAAAAAGCGCGGCGGCTCAGCGTGtctcaaaagaaaacacagaaagtgGCTCTGACTGGTGGCAGAGAAAGTAATTTGCAACACCTACGCAACAACAAGGTCCAGGGATTAGACTTAATTACAGCCCAGCGAGAAAGACTATTGGCAGAAAGACATTAACTCCCCCGTTGATTTCCTGCAGCGCTGCAGGGGTGCCTTAGGATTTTCTGTGGACCAAATGCCGGCCTGAAGAATTTTAGGCCCCcatagcaaaaaataaaaataaataaaatgttagtaCTGGACAATGGAATGACAATTAAGGGTATTAGTTTGATTTAACATTGATGCACTTCTGCTTCTTGAAAGCAGTTTTTCTGTCTTGTATTGCAACCTGCTGCAGCGACAAAAAAGATTGCAAACAAGCAAACCACAACAGCTATAGAGGCTGTGAGGAAGGAAGTGTCAGAAGAAAGCACGCCTACCCAATAACATCATTTGCgtcaccaaaagaaaaaaaacaaaaaaaaacacacagcttcTCCTGTACAAGTATGCAGTCAAGGAAATGCAAAGGAAAGCATCAGCTAAGAAACATGTACAGCCTGTGGAGCCCACCTGCTGAATCTTCTGCCTTGGCAGAATGGACATGGTTCAACCCTTACATTAGTTGCCATGGGTTTCCAATTTTTCCCCCCCGCTCCAATTATGACGTGAGAGGAGCCTGCATGCTGAGTAACAGCTACAAGGAAACGGGCTGAAAATAGACCAGCTAGGTTACAAGCTGCCACAACAGCCCGCCTGCCTGTCTAACCAGGCAGAGAGGACATCCTCAGCATATTGACTCAGCTCACATTACGTTTGTTACCaggcaggttttttttccccccaccaactctcaccaaacaaacaaacaaaagccaaTTAGTGACATCACTAAGTCTTTTTCTGAATGAACAGAGTTATCAGTGGAATTCATTTCCCTGATGTGTGGAAACGAGTGTCACCAAATTCACCTactttctgttcttttcttgTGTCACCAAAATATTTAACTTCCTGCATCTCCATATTTCTgtcacacatccatgttttcACAAGGTTGCATTGTCACACAAAGACGACAACAAATCCCTTTGGCTAATGCAACATGGTCTCCTCTTAACCCCTTGCACTCCTACACTTGACTCCCAATTACTCTAAGTGTTTTGCTGTGACAGCAGATGAGCAAGAGGTTGATGGAGAGCCAGGTCACGAGCAGCGCATTTGGCTCTGTGCTCAGATGAAGATGTACAGTAGGCATTTGCTTGAAATTAGGCGTAAGCAGCGCATGGGACTGAGCAGGGTGACACCTCGGGGGCCAAAAACTTAGACTCAGTGAATCCAGGAGACCATGACGTGGGCAGGCATCTGCCAAAGACATTCTTCGCTGGCATCCAAAGCGCCCAGCAGCACAAGTGCTCTGTGAACTTGACAGATTGGTGAGAAAATGTGTGCAATTGGCACCATCATCTCAGAATGATGAAGTGTTCTGAGTGTTAAAATGGGTGAACCCACAGATCCCTTGTTGTCTGGTAAATGTCACCAGGCTGTGATTCAAACTCAAAACACTTAagatgattaaaagaaaaaccccaCAGAATTCAATAAACACAACTGGTCACTCAGGGATTTTTGGAATGTTTTGGTTTCCCCCGGCAGCATCTTTCCTCACCCTAAAGTCTATTCCAACGGTGGCTATAAAGTTGCCTCCCAGAAACGCCCCATCTTTAAAGCGCACCAAGACGCACGTCTTCCCCACCGCTGAATCTCCAAGCAGCATCACCTAGAGCAAAGCCAGCATCAGAGAAGAAGGACAACAAGGTTACAGCTGGTTGTAAACATGCTGGGGAGCTGTGACAGCCGCACAACACTAAGACAGATATATGAGCATCAATTATTTTGCAGCCATAACATACAATGGAAAAGAAAGCTCCTTTAAAACTTGCAGATTATAATGTCCAACACCCAAAAAACCTAATGGATCCAATTTTCTCTCATactataaatgcatttttttttaacttcaattCAACTTTCCCACTTGTCTGCTTTAGTCTCAAATTGCATGTTGGAGGCAGCTTTCAGCTGAAGTGGTGGAGAGGAGCAACAAGTACACCCTGGGTAAATATTTGGATCAGAAAAGGCAGCCAAAAGATGTCCTCTGAAACCATCTGCACTAACTGCTCACTTATCAGTAGGCAGTGTTTAACAAGCAGATCATTAAACATTATGTCACTCGGCTTCTATAGAGCTCCTTCTCCAGATGGGGAGTCAATGTTAAACATCTGTTGGCCGCACAGCAAAGGCAGGAAATACACACCTTAAAGGCAATATCGTAATATTCATTGACAGAGGCGCATCTCTCCAACACATATTTTGACGTGCCGTTTTTAGCCTGTTTGTCCGTCAACGACGCCTTTCTCGTGGACATCGCAAGGAGATCTGGGGGGGGAGCCGAAGCGCAGCTGTCTCCGGGAGGTCTCCAAGAAAAGGACGCGCGCACCGTGTGTCGAGGGATCAGTCCCGGGCTCCGCCGACCTCCGGCCCCTCTGCTCGCATGCTGTGCGCGCTCaaacacatgcaaaaaaaaaaatgcagaaaactcCAAATCCTATGGAGTAGCTTCCCCCGAGACCAAACCGATAATATCCGTCACACTTTGAGTGGCACAATTAAGAAGCCAAGAGCGCAAACTTGAGCAACAATTAGCGGAGGTGGCGCGTCGGCGTCTGCATCCAGCAGTCAGGAGAGCAGTAATGACAAGCAGGCGGaaacatttctctgattttgcAGAGCGGAGCCGTGCATCCTGGCGTGGGCAGATGATTAACTGGGCAGCCATACGCCGCGCGTTTTCATCTGATTATccaaccaacacacacacacatccacacacataaAAAGGAGATGCAGGGGTCAAATGATGGCTGACTCTGCCACAGGTGGTGGGTAATCACAGGGGAAGGTCAGCCTCAACGACGTGGAGGTGAAGTTCAACACCCCGTGGAGAACATTTGACCCAATTAAAAGCATGCAAAGTTATCGCAAGTGAATCTGATCCATTGTATTGGTTATTTAACAATCTCTCGTCACGCGTGGAAAATCAACAAtacccctcctcctccctttgttCATATCTAAAATGGTTTCACTTAATTTCCCGAAAATAAggtcattaatctttttttcgcAGTGTTTGTCTCCCCCTGGTGTTCAAACCTGGAATGAGACAGTTTCTTATGGAGTCCTGACATGACATTATTGTGCACGGATGCCAAATGTTGAATTTTGATGCCACAATTCAACATTTTATGTGctcaaattagtattttgtgagAACAAAGTCGTGTTTTGCTGGCAtgaattagcattttgtgtgtttaaattGGTATTTTGTGCGCACATCCcagcattttgtgtgcacaatcCAACATTTTACGCGCACAAATAATATTCTATGGCCACAATTCGaattttgttattcatttgagggaacaaaatgttttttttaatttcatgtcCAGGGCTCCGTAAATAAGGGCCTTCAAAATGCTAATGAAAtgataatttgttatttatttaagagagcattttactattttttgaATATCCAGAGCtccacattttcctttttgttttattttgctgaaaaagaaaagaaaaacaggaccTGGAGAACAGATCACTCATGTTATGTAACTGACATGTATAGTCAGTCACTCATTCACACATATAAACTCATCACTCCCTGCAGCTGCATGCAGTGACTCCCCCTTGGCATGAACACAATGACAGACATTTGTTTTGCATTGGGAGCTGATGGAGCGGGCATTGACAagctttcaaaagaaaatctctCGTCTATTCAGGAAACACTGTTGCTGATCATAAAAAGAGAACAAACTGGTTAAATGTTCTAATTTTGATGGTGAAAGGGGCTGATTTCTAGGCCAAATCTTCTGATGGACACTGACAAACCAGTAGCAAACCtcatgacttcctgtttgaggcaggtgaaaaaataacaaattgagCTTGATCTGTTCACTAAGTAACCAAAGGGTtaaggttttttaaattttaatgtaaaacaattcaattttaaaccagagatgtttgattgacatgtgACTCTTTTAGGTGTGTTACATCAACTGTTCAACTTGTTTATCTCAGGTGCCCGCCCACTCTGGAGCAGAGGCTCCAGGAAGGCCCACCTGGCCAAGATGGGAACAACCACAGAGCCAAAATCACCACGCTCATGTTTAAGGACATTCTCTAGATAAACTTGACTTCTGTATTgaagcacacacaaaaacaatagtGCAGTGGAGCCAGGCTAAGCCTACTTCAGGACAGGTTGCCACTGTTTCGCTTCAGTTTCACACTTGGTATTGCTGTAGCATAAAATTGCGTAAAATTGATATCAgaatttggcttaaaaaaataagaaaatgagcacagaataaaaaagcaatagtGTAACTACTGAAACTATCAGTGAGGCAAGTGCAGTCAAGCACCGTACCATCAACTAAATCAGGTCCGCCTCTCCACTTTGCTGTTTCAGAGTGTCCACCACTGCATGGTAGCAGCAACCCAATCAAGGGCGTCTTGAAAATTATCAAGCGCAacattttttggaaataaacacagtttctctAGTTCATGGTACCAAAAGAGACCCTGGTTAAAAAATCTAGAAATAGTGCTTTACTGcacacagttttgtttctttttacatttaaggTTTGAGCAAGGTTGGAGATTTTGTTGTCAGAGtttaaataaatccataaaaaatatgtaaagacACAGTGTGACAACTTTGTCCCCCAAAACAAGCATGTCAGCAAACTTTTCCTGTGTTCTACTACTGGGGTTTCCTCAAAAATATTGGTCCAAAATTACTGGAGAAGGAGCAATTATatgtaaaacttttaaattGCAATAAGGTGGAtcgtattattttatttcctacaCATGCACAAACAGTTTTGAAGAACAGGTGATTGATTGCCAGCACCAGAAGAACCACTATTCGTcttgttttgcataaaaaaacaaccgaAAAAAGCTTGAATCAGGGTCACATGACCGCACTTCCTTTATTTTCCAGTCACTGCTGCAGAGTGTGCTCCTGTTGACACTGGTGTCACTTTCTTTAGGTTCAGCCCATAGCAGCATAAGAGGTAAGGTGAAGGTTCAGACagggaagctaaaaaaaaagctgatccTGATCTG includes:
- the LOC101160735 gene encoding ras-related protein Rab-37 isoform X1 — encoded protein: MSTRKASLTDKQAKNGTSKYVLERCASVNEYYDIAFKVMLLGDSAVGKTCVLVRFKDGAFLGGNFIATVGIDFRNKVVDVDNLKVKLQIWDTAGQERFRSVTHAYYRDAQALLLIYDITNKPSFDNIRAWLTEIHEYAQKDVVIMLLGNKSDMAAERVVKTEEGEKLAKECGIPFMETSAKTGVNIELAFHAVAKELKHRATQQPNDPKFKIHEYIDSQKHKSGCCKQA